Proteins encoded within one genomic window of Platichthys flesus chromosome 13, fPlaFle2.1, whole genome shotgun sequence:
- the zgc:172182 gene encoding coiled-coil domain-containing protein 89 → MAAPQSIAEKVLSSSEHMDSFRRSLDKLLSLSTEDGTETEMLRSRINEQSSMICILKQRADELTLQCQALQKINTEKGGGVTDHQRELDSERKKAELMERRFNDLAANNQAIIVFMDEHKSQNAQLKMENKRLQSENDTLFSQKLQDKEVLVQKLMQEIQRLTKDYTNKERDYQKNLTECQSKLLEEATQHKAKEALLLDQLHDTEQQQREAVEMCQELKLKLQTDEEKCTAQEINMKKRTTRLMKEKEELLSLSMERGRVIQEKQDEIQQLERKWKKEKKSRTEAEDKFEQDAETVNADVKVQSLKCALNDSATKYQRLQKDFDAFREHSASLLTQERELNKKLRHMIG, encoded by the exons ATGGCAGCCCCACAGAGCATTGCTGAGAAggtcctcagctcctctgag CATATGGACAGTTTTCGGAGGTCACTGGACAAACTTCTGAGTCTTTCCACAGAGGATGGGACTGAAACAGAAATGCTGCGGTCCAGGATAAATGAACAGTCAAGTATGATCTGCATCCTgaaacagagagcagatgagCTGACACTCCAATGCCAAGCCCTGCAGAAAATCAACACAGAGAAGGGGGGCGGAGTAACAGACCACCAGAGAGAGCTGGACAGTGAACGAAAGAAAGCAGAGCTAATGGAGAGGAGGTTTAATGATTTAGCTGCCAACAATCAAGCAATTATTGTCTTTATGGATGAGCACAAAAGTCAGAATGCCCAGTTGAAGATGGAAAACAAACGGCTGCAGTCAGAAAATGACACACTTTTCTCCCAAAAATTGCAAGATAAAGAAGTGTTGGTACAAAAACTGATGCAAGAAATCCAACGGCTGACAAAGGattacacaaataaagaaagggACTATCA GAAGAATTTAACTGAATGTCAATCAAAACTCCTGGAAGAAGCGACTCAACATAAAGCCAAAGAAGCATTGCTACTTGATCAACTGCACGACACTGAGCAACAGCAAAGAGAAGCTGTAGAAATGTGCCAAG agctgaagctgaagctacaaacagatgaagaaaagTGCACTGCGCAGGAGATCAACATGAAGAAAAGAACAACACGTCTTatgaaagagaaggaagaactgctgtctctgtccatggagagagggagagttatACAG GAGAAACAAGATGAAatccagcagctggagagaaaatggaaaaaggagaagaaatccAGAACGGAAGCAGAAGACAA GTTTGAGCAGGACGCAGAGACTGTGAACGCAGACGTCAAAGTGCAGTCGCTCAAGTGTGCTCTCAATGACTCCGCAACAAAGTACCAGAGGCTTCAAAAG gATTTCGATGCCTTCAGAGAACACAGCGCCAGCCTCCTGACACAGGAGAGGGAGCTGAATAAGAAACTTCGCCACATGATAGGCTAA